The Erythrobacter aurantius genome includes a window with the following:
- a CDS encoding sterol desaturase family protein — MFSPDLPLWLAFLVTGGAMTVMVIIRYFASSGLFAWMTQRLRPGLYAGQGKQIREEIRWSLIAAIFYGAPTGLIFWGWRHHGWTQMYIDAAEWPLWYIPVSIFVYLFAQDSWFYWTHRAMHWPRLFRIAHAVHHHSKPPTAWTAMSFHPVESLIGAIVIPVMVFVVPIHIGALGVVLAIATVMGVTNHMGWEIFPRRFVHSALGHWVITASHHERHHEEYRCNFGLYFRFWDHLCGTDRGFSRRFEKAGASA, encoded by the coding sequence CTTCCGCTCTGGCTTGCCTTTCTGGTGACCGGCGGCGCGATGACCGTTATGGTGATCATCCGGTATTTTGCATCAAGCGGGCTGTTCGCATGGATGACGCAGCGACTCCGCCCGGGCCTGTATGCGGGGCAGGGAAAACAGATCAGGGAAGAAATTCGCTGGTCGCTGATCGCTGCGATATTTTACGGCGCGCCCACGGGCCTCATCTTCTGGGGCTGGCGCCATCACGGCTGGACACAGATGTATATCGATGCCGCCGAATGGCCGCTTTGGTACATCCCGGTGTCGATCTTCGTCTATCTGTTCGCGCAGGACAGCTGGTTCTACTGGACCCACCGCGCGATGCACTGGCCGCGCCTGTTCCGCATCGCACATGCCGTGCACCATCACAGCAAGCCCCCCACCGCCTGGACCGCGATGAGCTTTCACCCGGTGGAATCGCTGATCGGGGCGATTGTCATCCCGGTGATGGTGTTCGTCGTCCCGATCCACATCGGCGCGCTGGGCGTGGTGCTGGCAATCGCGACCGTGATGGGGGTCACCAATCACATGGGGTGGGAGATTTTCCCGCGCCGCTTCGTTCATTCTGCGTTGGGACATTGGGTGATAACCGCCAGCCATCACGAACGGCATCACGAGGAATATCGATGCAATTTCGGCCTGTATTTCCGTTTCTGGGATCACCTGTGCGGAACCGATCGCGGCTTTTCCCGGCGCTTCGAGAAGGCGGGGGCAAGCGCATGA